A single genomic interval of Amblyraja radiata isolate CabotCenter1 chromosome 3, sAmbRad1.1.pri, whole genome shotgun sequence harbors:
- the tyrp1 gene encoding 5,6-dihydroxyindole-2-carboxylic acid oxidase — MGEWRLLASLLAAVYTVTIRAQFPRDCVRPEALQSGECCPPLGSIPGDRCGSSLGRGVCAEVRADPAPHGGQYPHDGVDERERWPLRFFNRSCRCTANFHGYNCGGCRYGWSGADCRRPLLLLRRDVLSLSPGERASLVSALHRAKLTPHPDLVVATRRRPDVLGADGRSPQFDNVSIYNLFVWTHYYSVRKTYLGAGRTFGDVDFSHEGPAFLTWHRYHLLQLERDMQVMLDDPTFALPYWNFATGRNTCDICTDELMGARSNFNPTLLSSNSVFALWGNLCESVEDYDTLGTICNGTEGGPIERNPGGNVARPMVQRLPDSQDVAKCLDISSYDTLPFYSNSTDSFRNSVEGYSDPSGTYSPAVRSLHNLAHLFLNGTGGQTHLSPNDPIFVLLHTFTDAIFDEWLRRSKADLSIFPVANAPIGHNGAYNMVPFWPPVTNVEMFLTAAENLGYSYEVEWPNKPLTVLELVAVGILVALVLVAVIYTISTIALRSRRRNMAASELNEPLLNTPHKRYSENDASTILQDIS; from the exons ATGGGTGAGTGGCGACTGCTAGCGAGCTTGTTGGCCGCTGTGTACACAGTGACCATCCGCGCCCAGTTCCCCCGGGATTGTGTTCGGCCGGAGGCGCTGCAGAGTGGGGAGTGCTGCCCGCCGCTTGGCTCCATCCCGGGCGACCGCTGCGGCTCCAGCCTGGGACGGGGGGTGTGCGCCGAGGTGCGGGCGGACCCGGCTCCTCACGGCGGGCAGTACCCGCACGACGGCGTTGACGAGCGCGAACGCTGGCCGCTCCGCTTCTTCAACCGCAGCTGCCGCTGCACCGCCAACTTCCACGGCTACAACTGCGGCGGCTGCCGCTACGGCTGGAGCGGCGCTGATTGCCGCCGCCCGCTGCTGCTGCTCCGCCGGGACGTGCTGAGCCTGAGCCCAGGGGAGAGGGCGAGTCTGGTGTCCGCCCTGCACCGGGCCAAGCTCACCCCGCATCCCGATCTGGTGGTGGCCACCCGCCGCCGGCCGGACGTCCTGGGCGCCGACGGCCGCAGCCCGCAGTTCGACAACGTCTCCATCTACAACCTCTTCGTCTGGACGCACTACTACTCGGTGCGCAAGACCTACCTGGGGGCCGGACGCACCTTCGGCGACGTCGACTTCTCCCACGAAGGGCCCGCCTTCCTCACCTGGCACCGCTACCACCTGTTGCAGCTGGAGcgggacatgcag GTGATGTTGGATGACCCCACGTTCGCTCTTCCATACTGGAATTTTGCTACAGGAAGAAATACTTGTGACATCTGCACAGATGAACTAATGGGAGCCAGAAGCAACTTTAACCCTACACTCCTAAGTTCAAACTCTGTCTTCGCACTGTGGGGCAATCTGTGTGAAAGTGTGGAAGACTATGATACCCTGGGAACTATTTGCAATG GCACTGAAGGTGGCCCAATTGAACGGAATCCAGGAGGGAATGTTGCCAGACCAATGGTGCAACGTCTGCCCGACTCTCAGGATGTAGCCAAATGTTTAGATATATCATCTTATGACACACTGCCTTTCTACTCCAATTCAACAGATAGCTTCCGAAACTCGGTGGAAG GTTATAGTGATCCTTCAGGAACGTACAGTCCAGCAGTTCGCAGTTTGCATAATCTAGCACATTTGTTTCTTAATGGAACTGGTGGGCAAACCCATTTGTCCCCAAATGACCCAATCTTTGTGTTGTTGCATACATTTACTGATGCAATATTTGATGAATGGTTGAGGAGAAGTAAAGCAg ATTTATCCATCTTTCCAGTGGCAAATGCACCCATTGGACATAACGGAGCATACAATATGGTTCCGTTCTGGCCTCCAGTCACTAACGTAGAAATGTTTTTGACAGCAGCTGAAAACCTTGGCTACAGCTATGAAGTTGAATGGCCAA ACAAACCTCTCACAGTGTTGGAATTAGTAGCGGTGGGGATCCTTGTTGCCTTGGTGCTGGTCGCTGTAATTTACACCATCTCTACCATAGCTTTACGCAGTAGAAGAAGAAATATGGCTGCCAGTGAACTGAATGAACCACTCTTAAATACGCCACATAAGCGCTACTCAGAAAATGATGCATCAACCATCCTCCAAGATATCTCATAA